A window from Thunnus albacares chromosome 19, fThuAlb1.1, whole genome shotgun sequence encodes these proteins:
- the LOC122970549 gene encoding UPF0500 protein C1orf216 homolog: MGESQSRSMMLHHQDQPLNSAYGGSDNGSSSSLRNRKCDKDGNFNFLPGKDDENFSMTGNSGGGDENRNQVRPRNLGPLGRDPPNSSSSSPGYHNTAVVSPRSRLPCWRTLEPLPEIESGDDGYGRVPPDGAEERRMEEEEVRMMMMMSQNEEKQREKRELQNRKGSSGSRGREKDEEEVELEDNDEWGDSDSESEFSYRSGSSMPSLNLESGGEGMLMGGWDRIGVGEPKSNHQENDVTRNSNRDPAERKQSCSRKSLTGSNLGNLLEEGAEEQDEDQSSDSDGELPELMDTVWTLRDRERFKAQEMEKHQVQLTMYRRLALIRWVRTLQGRIQEQQNRLQSSFDVILTHRKELLRMGAAVATTAAPAAAVGQS, encoded by the exons ATGGG TGAGTCTCAGTCGAGGTCCATGATGCTTCACCATCAGGACCAACCTCTGAACTCGGCCTACGGAGGCTCCGACAACGGCTCTTCCTCCTCGCTGCGAAACAGGAAGTGTGACAAAGACGGCAACTTCAACTTCCTGCCTGGCAAAGATGATGAAAACTTCTCGATGACGGGCAACAGCGGAGGGGGAGACGAAAACCGAAACCAGGTGCGTCCTCGTAATTTGGGCCCGTTGGGTCGCGACCCTCCGAACTCTTCCTCCTCGTCCCCCGGGTATCACAACACGGCGGTCGTGTCGCCCCGCTCCCGCCTGCCCTGCTGGAGAACCCTTGAGCCTCTGCCGGAAATCGAGAGCGGGGATGACGGGTACGGCCGAGTGCCCCCCGACGGAGCGGAGGAAAggaggatggaggaagaggaggtgaggatgatgatgatgatgagccagaatgaggagaagcagagagagaaaagggagctGCAGAATAGGAAAGGCAGCTCGGGCtccagaggaagagagaaagacgaggaagaggtggagctggaggATAACGACGAATGGGGAGACAGCGACTCTGAGTCTGAGTTCAGCTACCGGTCTGGCAGCAGCATGCCCTCCCTCAACTTGGAGAGCGGAGGTGAAGGGATGCTCATGGGAGGCTGGGACCGCATCGGTGTCGGGGAACCCAAATCTAACCACCAGGAGAACGACGTGACCAGAAACAGCAACAGAGATCCGGCCGAAAGAAAGCAAAGCTGCAGCCGCAAGTCGCTGACAGGAAGCAACCTGGGAAATCTTCTGGAGGAAGGAGCGGAAGAGCAAGATGAAGATCAGTCGTCAGACTCAGACGGCGAGCTGCCAGAGCTGATGGACACCGTCTGGACGCTGCGGGACCGCGAGCGCTTCAAAGCTCAGGAGATGGAGAAACACCAGGTGCAGCTAACCATGTACCGCCGGCTGGCGCTGATCCGCTGGGTCCGCACCCTGCAGGGCCGCATCCAGGAGCAGCAGAACCGCCTGCAGTCCAGCTTCGACGTCATCCTCACACACAGGAAGGAACTGCTGCGTATGGGCGCCGCCGTGGCCACCACCGCCGCGCCCGCCGCCGCTGTCGGACAGtcgtag